CGCCATTCAGGAAGATGTTTTCCCGCCCGGTAAGCTCGGGGTGAAAGCCCGTTCCAACTTCGAGCAAAGAGGCAATGCGGCCCTGAATTTTTACTCGCCCAGTGGTTGGCGCCGTCACCTTGGAAAGGATCTTCAGCAGGGTTGACTTGCCGGCGCCGTTGCGGCCGATAATACCTAGGACTTCACCCTGCTTTACCTCGAAGCTTACATCCTTGAGCGACCATACAAAGTCGCTTTGTCCGCGAACAGTACGGTCGTTTGTTTCGCCTACTAGAGCAAACGGGTCTTCTTTACCCCTTACACGAGCCCACCACCGGCTTAAGTCCTGGCTAAGGGTACCCGTGCCAATTTCACCTAGGCGATAGAGCTTACCTAGGTTTTCAACTTGAATTGCAATATCGCTCATGCGCTGCTTGACGGAGTATTGGCCTGAGGGCTACACCGTATCGGTAAAGCTTTTCTCAACTTTATTAAATACCACCGTTCCCACCAGCAGAATTAGCACAGTTACGGCAGCGCTGTAAGCCAGGTGCACCCAGCTAAACGTACCGGCACCTAGAAAACCGTACCGGAAGGTTTCCACGATGGCACTTACAGGATTGGCCATGATGACCCACTGGTACTTGGCTGGCACCCGAGAAAGCGGGTAGATTACGGGCGTGGCATACATGAACAACTGCACCCCGAAGCCTAACAACATGCTAAGGTCTCGGTATTTGGTGGTCATGGCACTGAATACCATACCCATTCCCAATGAAAGCAGGCCCATTAGCACAACCAATATCGGGGTGAGCAGTAGCAGCGCGTTGGGCCGAACCACATCGGAAGTGAGGAGGTAGTATACCCAAAAGCCCAGAAACAAGGCCAACTGGATGGCAAAACGCACCAAGTTGGATACCACGATGGACAGCGGCATGGTAAGGCGCGGAAAGTATACCTTACCGAAGATGTGGGCGTTGGCGGTGAATACCGTGGAGGTGGTAGTTAGGGTCTGGGCAAAGTAGTTCCAAATAGTCACCCCTGCCATATAGAACAACAGCATGGGCATGCCATCGGTAGAGAGTTGGGCTACGTTGCCAAAAATGATGACGTAGGTGACCGTGGTTAGCAGGGGCTGAATGAAAAACCAGATCGGCCCGAGAATGGTCTGCTTGTAGGTAGATACAAAGTCGCGACGCACAAATAGCATCACCAAATCGCGGTAACGCCATACCTCACCCAGGCGCAGATCCAGCAATCCACCGCGCGGCTCGATTACTTCAGTCCAGCCGGCCTGAGGAGCATTATCGCTGTGTACCGAAGGCGAGTTTCTTGTCTGAGCTTCTACTGTCTGCACTTGTTTCTTGAAGAAAAAAACCGCTTTTCAACGGAGCTAGCTTAGAAAGCAATCAACTAAGCCGCGTGAAGGCATTAGCCTGTTTATGCACTTGAGCGTCTAAAGATAACCAAAAGCCTTGGTCGGCTAAGGAAGACGCGCCTTGGCTCGTTGTTACAGCCGAGGCTGGCTACGCCTCGGTCTTCTATAGCGAGGCACTGCCAGAGTCTTTTCTTAGCCCTGAAAAATCTTGCTTTGCTTGATAAGGCAGCACTTGGTCCACTACGTACAAGGGTCTACTGCGCGCAGCATCCAAGCCACGCCACACGTACTCGCCTATTACACCTAGGGCAATCATCTGGAAGGATGACACGAACAGCACCACAAGCATAAGCGCAGTCCAGCCGCTCGGGTTGTGGATACCTATCAACTTAAGCGCGAGCACCACCAACGCATAGAGCAAAGCGCCGAAGCCAAGCAAGAAGCCAAGCACGGAAATCAACCGAATGGGAAAAAATGAGAAGGATAGAATGGAGTCTACCAGCAGCTTTACCTTTTTGCTGAGGGTCCAGCGCGACTTACCAATCTCGCGTTTACGCCGCGTGTAAGGGATATTTACAAACGGGTAGCCCAACCACACCAGCAGATAAAAGACATTGCTATTACGCTCCTTCATCTGCAGCACCTGCTCATTTAACTGCTTATCAAAGAACACCATATCAAAGCCCCCTGAGGGAACATTTGATAATGCAATGCTCTTCATCAGCGCATGGAAGGTATTGGAAAAGAAGCGCTGCATGCCCGTTTCTTCACGAGCTGCGCGGTTAGCGAGTACCAGCTTAAACCCTTGCTGCCAATAGCGGTACATATCCGCCAAAAGCTCAGGAGGGTCCTGCAAGTCAGCTGTTGTTACGGCTATGCAGTCACCGGTAGCATAAGCCATACCGGCCACAATGGCGTTGTATGACCCAACGTTGCCCGCCAGCTTCACAAGGATTACCCGCTCGGGCATCAAGCGTTGAAAATCAACCAGTGCTTGCCAAGTGTTATCACGCGACCCATCATCAACAAAAACATACTCTATAGTAACATCAGCAGGAAAATTGCGCTCATTGGCAATGAGCTCCTGACCTGTAACTGCAATGTTGTTCTCGTTATAGTAGCAGGGTATTACTACCGTAAGCTTTGGCATAAATAGACATTTAAAGCAAAGTTAAATGTATTTGGTCTTGCCAAAGGAGTTCGGTGCTACTACAGATAGCTAAGCCGGTGACTCGTGACACACTGTGGTATTCTGTGGTTCTCCTTCCCAGGATTACCGAAGGGTTCGTGTAGTGATCCAAGGCATGGAGCTGGTTATACCTTATGCACACAAAAAAGCACAAGAAACGCGAATTGCATCTTATCTTGCGATTCATTTTGCATGAAAATAAATGCAACATCGTAACTACTCAATCGACGTTTTCAGGCTATTAGGGGCTTTTTCTGTAGTAACGCTTCACGTCAAATACGGCGACTTGTATAACCCGGCTGTACTGGCTATCCGCGGGTTAGGGCGCTATGCCGTTCCTTTCTTTTTTATACTAAGCGGCTATTTATTTTTCAATAATCTTACTAATCGAGGAGATAAGTAGTTTTCTCTGACCTTACGCAACCTGCTTTCTATTCTGTTAGCAGCGGACTTAATGTATTTTCTTGTAGGACTATTCGTCGATAGCCCGCTGTTGGATGAACCGCCGTTATCATTCCCTACAATAGCCAACGGCTTATCGGGCCACCTTTGGTTTATGGGCTCGATGATATTTGGCTACGTAGTTCTGAATTACTTATTCAACAAGCTAGATGATAGGCTCCTTTTGGTTGCAGCTATTGGAATTTATGCTTTTGTTTTAGCTAATGATGCTTACACAAGCTTATTCCATATATCCCCAACCAAAGAAGCATCTCGTTTTTTTGTGTCGATTTCCTTTCTGACGATTGGGTATTTGTTAAACAAGCATAATATAACTGACAAAGTACCGCTTTGGCTAGCTGTACTAGTAACGGTATTTGGCTTTGTTTTACAGACCACCGAAATTATCTTGCTTTACAAGTACACTGGCGCTTCTCCTCATAATCAAGAGTTTTTGTTTGGAACTGCTTTATTTGCTGTAGGGTTAACCCTGGTCGCTACTAAGCTTCAATTGTCTACAGATAACGTATTCGCTCGCATAGGAAGAAAATACTCCTTGCTAATTTATCTATATCATCCACTGTTTATTCTAGCCATATTTAGCTTTGTCGACATAGCAGATTGGGGTGGTGGATGGCTATACTTAGTTGCGCCTTTGCTAACCTTCGTTGTTTGTTTAGGAACCCTGATATTGATTGAGAAGCTTAGCCCTAAGGTGTTTAAACTACTTAATGGTTTGTAACCTATGGTCACTAATTTAAACCATGCAAGCGTTTCTAAAGGAAAGAGGCAAGCAGTTATACTGCTTGCCTCTTTCCTTTAGAAACGCTTGCATTTGTGCTTATGCGTTAGTATTACCCCACACTCGATGAAAATCATCGTAGTTGCGGATATAATCCGCTTCGCTGTAATGAGTTGAAGCAAACACCAACTGCATAGCATTGTGTGAGTACTGCATGGTGTGCCAAGCATGAGGTGGCACATACAAACCTATATTGGGTTCTTCCAAGCGAAACACATCCACAGTACCATCGGGCATTTCCGTTGTAACGATGATGCGCCCAGCAGCCGCAACAAGCACTTGTTGGGTAGCGTGATGCGCATGCCGCCCACGAACAATGCTCTCGGGTGTGTAGTACGTCCAGAAAACACGCTCAACTTTAAACGGAATGTGCTTCTCCTGTTCAGTTACAGAGATGTAGCCAATTTCAGGAGTTCCCAGTTTAGGAAACGTAATTAGGTACGGTTTTTCCACGTTAGGCAGTAACAGCTTCCTGGAAATACTCGAGCGTACGACGCAATCCTTCGGCGCGGTCTACTTTGGGCTCCCAACCTAGGATCTCCTTTGCCTTGGTGATGTCCGGCCGACGCTTCAAGGGGTCGTTCTGTGGCAAAGGGTGAAAAGTTGGCTTGAACTCCACCCCTGCCAGCTTGGCTATTTCTTCGCCAAACTCTTTAATGGTGATTTCGGCCGGGTTGCCAATGTTCACGGGCATGTGGTAATCCGACATCAGCAAACGGTAAATGCCGTCTACCAGGTCGTCGACGTAGCAGAAGGAGCGGGTTTGCGAACCGTCGCCAAATACCGTGAGGGGTTCCCCTTTCAGCGCCTGGCTCAGGAAAGCCGGTAGCACACGGCCGTCATCGAGGCGCATGCGCGGGCCGTAAGTGTTGAAGATGCGTACGATGCGCGTCTCAACGCCGTGTACGTTGTGGTAGGCCATGGTAATGGCTTCCTGGAAGCGCTTGGCTTCGTCGTAGCAACCACGTGGGCCTACCGGGTTTACATTACCGTGGTACTCTTCAACTTGTGGGTGGATGTCGGGGTCGCCGTACACCTCGCTGGTGCTGGCAATAATGATCCGCGCTTTTTTGGCCCGAGCCAGCCCTAGGAGGTTATGCGTGCCTAACGAACCTACCTTCAGCGTCTGGATTGGAATCTTCAGGTAATCGATGGGCGAAGCCGGTGAAGCGAAATGCAGGATGTAGTCCAGCTCACCCGGCACGTGCACAAACTTCGACACGTCGTGGTGGTAGAACTCGAAGTCCTTCTTGCCAAACAAGTGCTCAATGTTGGCGAGGTTGCCCGTCACTAGGTTGTCCATGGCGATAACATGGTAACCTTCGGCCAAAAACCTGTCGCAGAGGTGGGAGCCCAGGAAGCCTGCTCCACCCGTAATTAGTACGCGTTTCTTTTCCATCTGGAGATTATGCGGTTTGGTGAGCGGCTGGTTCGCGATGTTTCGTACGAATGCCAATGCAGTGGTAAGCAAAACCTGCTTTCTCCATTTCCTCGGCATCGTAGATGTTGCGCCCGTCGAACACCACACGCTGTTTCAGTAATCGGCCCACCACATCAAAGTTGGGCGAGCGGAATTCTGGCCACTCGGTTACTACCAGCAAGGCATCGGCATCGATGAGAGCCGATAGCTGGTCTTTGGCGTAGTTGATGCGGTTCCCAAGTGTGTGCTGAGCTTCCTTCATGGCTACGGGGTCGTAGGCAGTTACGGTGCAGCCAGCTTCGAGCAGTTTTTCGATAATCACCAACGAGGGAGCTTCGCGCATGTCGTCGGTTTTGGGCTTGAACGACAGGCCCCACACGGCAAGGTGCTTACCGGCCAGGTTGCTACCAAAATGCTGCTGCACCTTGGTAAATAGCACCGACTTCTGGCCTTCGTTTACGCTTTCAACCGCTTTAAGCACCTGCATCTGGTAGCCGTTTTCGGCAGCCGTCTTTATCAGGGCTTTAACGTCCTTGGGAAAGCAAGAGCCGCCGTAACCTATGCCGGGGTAGATGAACTTGTTGCCGATGCGGGCATCGGAGCCGATACCCAGGCGAACCTTGTTTACATCGGCACCCATGATTTCGCATAGGTTGGCAATGTCGTTCATAAACGAAATCTTGGTTGCCAGCATGGAGTTGGCAGCGTATTTCGTCATTTCGGCCGACGGAATATCCATGAAGATAATCGGGTGGCCATTGAGCAGGAAGGGCTTGTAGAGCTTGCGCATTACCTCCTCGGCCCGCTCCGAAGCTACACCGATGACAATGCGGTCGGGCTTCAGGAAGTCGTCGATAGCTGCGCCTTCCTTCAGGAACTCCGGGTTCGAAGCTACATCGAACTCGATATCGGAACTGCGCTTATCAAGTGCCAGCTCAATTTCTTTTCGCACTTTGGCAGCCGTACCAACCGGAACCGTGCTCTTGGTTACTACCACGCAATGGCGGTTGAGGTTTTCGCCGATGCCACGGGCTACGGCCAGCACGTACTTCAAATCGGCCGATCCATCTTCGCCGGGCGGTGTGCCCACAGCAATAAATGCCACATCGGCATCCTGAATGCTTTCGGCTAGCGAAGTAGAAAAATGCAAACGGCCAGCCGCCACATTACGATTCACCATCTCTTCGAGGCCTGGCTCGTAGATGGGCAGAATGCCCTGTTTCAGGTTATCGATTTTACGTTGATCGATGTCGATGCACGTAACATCTATGCCTACCTCGGCAAAGCAAGTGCCGGTGACCAGGCCGACGTAGCCAGTGCCTACTACTGCAATTTTCATAAGGGGGCGGAAGTAACTGCTTTCAGAGCTTAGGATTGCGAAGCGGAAGATATCAGGGAAGGGCGGACGCCAGCAGTAGTTGCTGGCGTCATGTAACGCTTCCACCAGTGCTGAAACACGATGAGCGCCCAGATACGAGCGTGCACGTCGCCAGGGTTACGTGAAAATAGCTGCTGCTTGAGTTCGCGTACGGCGTCGACTGAAAACAATCCTTGCGCTTCAACGAACTCGTCTTTCAGCAGGTCATCTTCGATTAGGGGACGCAGTTCGTTGCGGAACCACTTGAGCAGCGGTACCTCGAAGCCGTGCTTGGGACGCTTGTACAGCTCTTCGGGCAGCATAGGCCGGAAAGCATCCTGCACGATTTTCTTCTTCATGCGCGCGTCGATTTTGCTTTCGACGGGGAGCGAGAAGGCGAAGTTGACCACTTTGTAATCGAGGAACGGGCTGCGCACCTCCAGCGAGTTGGCCATGCTCATCAGGTCGACCTTGGTGTTCATGTCGTACGGCAGCACCAGGTTCATGTCGGTGAGCAGCACCTCGTTCAGGTCGCCATCGGCGTGGATGTGCTCCAGGATGTCGCGGCGGCGCTTATCGGCCAGCTTCTTGCTGACTTTGCGGCGCGAGGCTGCGCTTAGCAGGTTGCGCGCGTCTTTCTCGTTCACGAACGTGGCCCAATCCCAGTACCGGTCTTTGGGGCCGGCGAGCATGCCGCGCGAAAAGCGCTGAAACTGCCGCACCTTGTTGCCCAGGTACGAGTTGCGCGATTTGGGCAAGGCATCCCACAGCAGGTTGAGACCGGTTACGGCTTCGGCCTTCCAGTCGGGGTTGCGCACTTGCCACTCGCCCATGTGCTTGTTGTAGCCGGCAAACATCTCGTCGGCGCCGTCGCCCGAAAGTGCTACCGTAACCTTTTCGCGGGTGCGCTGGCTCAGGATGGACACGGCCAGCGCCGAAGAGTCGGCGAAAGGCTCGTCGATGTAGTCGAGCACGTGGTAAAGGTGCTCGTACATATCGTTGTTGGTGAGCGAAAAGACCGTGTGGTTGGTCTTGTGCATTTTCGCCACCAGGTTGGCGTACTTGGTTTCGTCGAAGAAGGGCTCGTCGGCAAAGCCTACGCTGAACGTATTGAGGTGCGGCGTGTGCCGGGCGGCCAGCGCCGTTACCACCGACGAGTCGATGCCGCCGCTCAGGAAAGCACCTAGGGGCACGTCGGCTACGAGGCGGCGCGCCACGGCCGCGTCGAGCAGCTCCACCAGCTTGGCTTGCTGCTGCTCGTAGCTGAGGCGGTTTTTGGCGACTTTCTTCGGGTCGTACGGAATCTTGTACCAGCGCTTGCGCACCACCTTGCCATCGGGCCGGATGAACATATAGTGGCCAGGCAGCAGCTTCTTCACGCCCTTAAAAATGGTAGCCGGGCCCGGAATGTAGTTCAGCTGCAGGTAATGCGACAGGGCCACATAGTCGAGCTTGCGCGGTACACCCAGGGCCAGCAGCGACTTCATTTCGGAGGCGAACATGAGCTTGTCCTCGTCGCGGTACACGAGCAAGGGCTTCACCCCCATCCGGTCGCGCGCTATGAACAAGGTATTTTCCTCTTTATCGTAAATGGCGAGGCCAAAAAAGCCGTTCAGCTTCTTCAAAAAGCCGCGGCCTTCGGTGATGTACAACTTCAGGATTACCTCCGTATCGGTGTGCGACTTAAAGGTGTAGCCTTTGCGCTGCAGCTTGGCGCGCAGCTCGCGGAAGTTGAAAATCTCGCCGTTGAAGACGATGGTATAACGCCCCGACTCATCCGTCATGGGCTGGTTGCCGCAGGGCGAGAGGTCGAGGATAGCGAGGCGGCGGAAACCCAGCCCCACGGCATCGTACACGTAGTGGCCCTGCGAGTCGGGGCCGCGGCTCACGATGGCATCGGTAGCGGCCTGCAGGCCAGCCAACGACGACCGACCGGAGTCAGTAAAGGCGAAAAGTCCGGTAATTCCACACATATCTAGTGGGCAAAGGTACGAAGCTTCAGGATTTGGGGCGCGCTTTTACACCCCGCCGCTATACGTAACCAAACCCAAGCGGCAACAGTACATCCAAAGCCGCATGTTTTTTTGAGGCGGCGCATCAACTGCCAAACACCGCTACCCATGAATCTGCAAAATCAAATGGACCTGCAGCAGCAATTTGAAGCTGCCGTTTCGCAAGTGAATAATTTGCCCGGCGACCAGGCCGCGGCCCACATGACGGAGCTATACGGCTTGTATAAGCAAGCCACCGAAGGCGACCACGACACCGAGAAAGACGTGGTGGGCGACGATACCCCCGCCAACCCCGATGGGCCCCAGGGCATGTCGCAAGGCCAGTGGGAGGCCTGGAGCAAGTTTAAAGGCATGAGCGAAGACGACGCCAAGCGCCAATACGTACAGCGCGTGCAGGAAATTGCCGGCCCCGCGGGCGAAGCGGCAACCGCCATTACCGGCATTGGGCAGCCCGCCACGGCTTCGCAGCTCGAAGCTGGCAGCCGCCCGGCCTCGAACCCCAACGAGGCCGGCGCCCCGGGCACGGCTAAAGCGCCCTTCGAGAACGAGGGCGGCGTATCGGCCGGTGGCCTGCGCGGCGACATCAACGACGGTGCTCCTTACGGCGGCGAAGACCGCCTGAAAACCCAGCAGTAGTTGCCCCAGCTAAGCGTGAGCCGATAGGCATTAACGAAAAGACCGCCCCAGGTTGGGGGCGGTCTTTTCGTTGGTACCACCTAGGGCCTGAGTGAACAAGTGCCTCACGCGCAGCGCCTAAAAAATTTTGCCGGGGTTCATGATGCCGTGCGGGTCGAACACCTGCTTAATGCCCCGCATCAGATTTAGCTGCACCTCACCGAGGGCAATGCCGATGTAGGGCCGCTGCACCAGCCCGATGCCGTGCTCCCCGCTGATGGTGCCGCCGAGGCGCACGCACAGCTGAAACAACTCGCGGATGGGCTGCTGCAACCCGTGGTGCCACATTTCGTCCGACAGCTCGCCGCGGATAATGTTCACGTGCAGGTTGCCGTCGCCGGCATGGCCGTAGCACACGCTCTTGAAACCGTACTGCGCGCCTAGGTCCTTCACGCCCTTCAGCAAAGTGGGCAGCTCGGCGCGGGGCACCACGGTGTCTTCTTCCTTGTACACCGAGTTGTAGCGCACGGCGTTACCGATGTTGCGCCGAATCTTCCAGAGCTCGTCTTTTTGGGCGGCGGTATCGGCCAGCAGGATTTCGCCCACGTCGTAGTGCTCGAGCACGGCGTACACCTGCTCGGCCTCTTTGTACAGCTGATCCAGATCCTGGCCATCGAGCTCGATGAGCAAGTGGGCGCGCACGTCGTCGGGCAGGGCCAGCGGAATCTGCAGGTACTCCGACGACCACACGATGGCCTCGCGCTCCATAAACTCCATGCCCGACGGGATGATGCCCGCCCGGAACACCGCCGACACGGCCTCGGCTGCCTGCTCCTCCTGCCGAAAAGGCACCAGCATCAGGATGTTTTGCTGCGGGTAGGGCAACAGCCGGAACACCACTTTGGTGATAATGCCCAGCGTGCCTTCCGAGCCGATCATGAGCTGCGTGAGGTTGTAGCCGGTGGAGTTTTTGAGGGTGTTGGCGGCCGTCCAGATGATGTCGCCGGTGGGCAGCACCACTTCCAGGTTCAGCACGTAGTCACGGGTGGTGCCGTATTTCACGGCCTTGGGCCCCCCGCTGCTGTGGGCCAGGTTGCCACCTAGGGAGCAGCTGCCCTTGCTGGCCGGGTCGGGCGGGTAAAACAGGCCTACTTCCTTCACGGCGTTCTGAAACACCTCGTTGATTACACCCGGCTCGACGGTGGCCTGCAGGTTGCGCTCATCGATGTGCAGAATCTGGTTCAGGCGCTCGGTACTCAGCACCACTCCTTGGTGCGTGGGCAGCGCCCCACCGCTCAGGCCCGTGCCCGCCCCGCGCGGCGTCACCGGAATGCGGTGCTCGTGGCACAAGCGCATAATACGGCTAAGCTCATCAGCGTTTGCAGGCCGCAGCACCACATCGGGCCGAAACGCGAGGTCTTCGGTGTGGTCGCGGCCGTAGCGGGCATACTCCTCCTCTTCGAGGCGTGCCGGAGTCAGCACATGGCTGGCACCCACAATCTCCTCGAAAGCGCTGATTAAAGTTGGAGTTAACTGCCCAAACTGTATTTCTTCAAGTAACTGAGCCATTCGCGTATCTTTGTCTCGATGCGGAAAACGTTCCCAAAGGTACGGCATTCATCCTGGCCTATCGGCCGGTTGTCGTCCCTGCTCCTGCCCATCCTTCTGCTTCTTGCCAGTTGCCAAGGTACCAAGAAGTTAAACTACCGCAACGGCCGCTACTACTCGGCTCAGGAGATTGCGCGCATGAAAGCCGCCGAGCGGCGCGGCCGCCCCGTGGCTGGCTCAGTCAGCAAGACCAAAATCAAGACCAGCTCGCGCATGAGCAGCGGAGGGCGCAAAATCGTAACCCACGGCCCCAAGCGCACGAGCAGCCCGGCATCCGTCGATCGGCAGTTGGGCACCGTCATCGAAACGGCCCGCTCTTACCGGGGCACCCCCTACAAGTTTGGTGGCACCACCCGCCTAGGGCTCGATTGCTCGGGCTTGCTGAACGTATCGTTTGGCGCGGCAGGCATCCAGATACCCCGCTCCTCCAACGAACAAGCCGCCTGGGGCGACCCTATCCGGCCGCAGGATTTGCAAGCCGGCGATTTGGTATTTTTTGGAGGTTCACCTGGCAGCAACAGCATAACGCATGTCGGCCTGATTACTGAAGTTAGCGAAGACGGCGTTCAGTTCATCCACTCTTCCACGTCGTTAGGTGTTGTCGAGAATGCTCTTGAAAGCGACTATTATTTGAGCCGCTTTATTAAAGCAGTAAGACCAAAGTTGTGAAATTCCATCGTAGCTTTGCGCCGAATTACGCCCCGTGCATGAAGTCTCAACTAACCGCTTACCCTGCGCTGCTAGTTCTCAGACACCCCGCTGTCTCCGCGCAGCACCCGTACGCCCATGCGTGCCCATAATGCCAGGCCCGCCTCCCCTCCGATGTTCTGCTGTGGTAATCTGCTGATTTCCCGGCGTTGCCCTTCCCAACAATAGCTTAGCTCACCGTTTCTCACACCCACACATGACAAACAAATTTATTCACCATCTCTTGGCTCCCACTCTGGTTGTTGTGGCCGCTGTTCCCAGCTGGGGGCAAGGCGCTACAACGTCGGCAATGGGAGGTACAATTACTGACAAAGCTGGTGAAGGGCTACCTGGCGCAACGGTAATTGCCGTGCACACCCCCACCGGCACGCAGTACGTAGCGCCGACCAACTCGGAGGGCCGCTACAACATCCAAAACATGCGCGTGGGTGGCCCCTACACCATCCGCGTAACCTTCGTGGGCTACCAGGAAGCTGTTCGGGAAGGCATCTTCCTGACGCTGGGCCAAACCCAGCGCCTCGACGTAAACCTGAGCGAGCAGACGCAAACGCTGCAAGGCGTAGAAATTGCCGGCCGCCGCGACCCGGTTATCAACGCCGGCCGTACCGGTGCTGCTACGGCTGTACAGCGCGAGCAACTTGAGCGTCTGCCCACCCTGAACCGTAACCTGCAGGACTTCATCCGTGTGTCGCCGCAAGCTAACGGTGGTGGCAGCAGCTCGATCGGCGGTGCGAACAACCGCTACAACAACATTACCATCGACGGTGCTGTAAACAACGACGTATTCGGACTGTCGGGCAGCGGCACTCCCGGTGGCAACGCCGGCACGCAGCCCATCTCGCTCGACGCCGTACAAGAACTGCAAATCGTAGTTGCGCCTTACGATGTTACCCTCGGTAACTTCACCGGTGGCGGCATCAACGCTGTAACGCGCTCGGGCACCAACGACCTGTCGGCTTCAATCTACGGTTTTGCCCGTAACCAGGAAATCGTTGGTAAGAGTGTAACCGAGCCCCGCACCAAGGCGGCCGAGTTCTACAACTACCAGACGGGCGCCCGCGTTGGCGGCGCCATCGTGAAGAACAAAGTATTCTTCTTCCTGAACGGCGAAATCAGCCGCCGTAAGGAGCCCCTGGGTTTCGTTCCCGGCAACTCAGACTCGCGCCTCGACCTAGGAGTAATCAATCAAATTGCTGAGCGTGCTGCTTCGCGTTACGGCTATAACGTTGGTGAATTCCGGAACATCGACCGCCGTACCGAAAACAACCGTATTTTCGGTCGCCTCGACTTCAACCTGTCGGAAAATCACCAGTTAACCGTACGCCACAACTACGTAGAGGCGTTTGACGACAACATCTCGCGCGGCTCGACGACCCTGCGTTTTGGCAACAACGTTTTCCAGAACAACAACACTACCAACAGCTCGGTAGCTGAATTGAACAGCCGCCTAGGTGGTTTCTCGAACAAGTTGCTGGTGAGCTACACGCGCATCCGCGACAACCGCACCACGCCGGAGCGTCTGTTCCCGACTTTCGAAATTAACCAAGGGGGCAACCGCTACACCTTCGGCACGGAGCGCAGCTCGGGCTTCAACGAACTTGATCAGGACATCTTCGAATTCACCGACAACGTAACGCGCGCCGTTGGCAAGCACACCTTCACGCTCGGTACGCACAATGAGTTCTTCAAGTTCCGCAACCTGTTCATCAACAACGGTGTCGGTTTTTACCAGTTCAACACACTGGAGGACTTCCTGAACGAGCGTCCCAACCGCTTGCAAGCTGCTTACCCAACCGCCAACAACGGCGAGGCTACGTTCAGCGCAATGCAGGCAGGCGTATATGCTCAGGATGAATACTCGCCCATCGAGAACCTGCGCCTGACGCTGGGTGTACGTTTGGACGTGCCCTTCTTCTTCGACAAGCCAGGCTTTAACGCACCGGTTACCGAGCGTTTCGG
The sequence above is drawn from the Hymenobacter sp. YIM 151858-1 genome and encodes:
- a CDS encoding C40 family peptidase, which codes for MSSLLLPILLLLASCQGTKKLNYRNGRYYSAQEIARMKAAERRGRPVAGSVSKTKIKTSSRMSSGGRKIVTHGPKRTSSPASVDRQLGTVIETARSYRGTPYKFGGTTRLGLDCSGLLNVSFGAAGIQIPRSSNEQAAWGDPIRPQDLQAGDLVFFGGSPGSNSITHVGLITEVSEDGVQFIHSSTSLGVVENALESDYYLSRFIKAVRPKL
- a CDS encoding FAD-binding oxidoreductase — its product is MAQLLEEIQFGQLTPTLISAFEEIVGASHVLTPARLEEEEYARYGRDHTEDLAFRPDVVLRPANADELSRIMRLCHEHRIPVTPRGAGTGLSGGALPTHQGVVLSTERLNQILHIDERNLQATVEPGVINEVFQNAVKEVGLFYPPDPASKGSCSLGGNLAHSSGGPKAVKYGTTRDYVLNLEVVLPTGDIIWTAANTLKNSTGYNLTQLMIGSEGTLGIITKVVFRLLPYPQQNILMLVPFRQEEQAAEAVSAVFRAGIIPSGMEFMEREAIVWSSEYLQIPLALPDDVRAHLLIELDGQDLDQLYKEAEQVYAVLEHYDVGEILLADTAAQKDELWKIRRNIGNAVRYNSVYKEEDTVVPRAELPTLLKGVKDLGAQYGFKSVCYGHAGDGNLHVNIIRGELSDEMWHHGLQQPIRELFQLCVRLGGTISGEHGIGLVQRPYIGIALGEVQLNLMRGIKQVFDPHGIMNPGKIF
- a CDS encoding acyl-CoA-binding protein, which produces MNLQNQMDLQQQFEAAVSQVNNLPGDQAAAHMTELYGLYKQATEGDHDTEKDVVGDDTPANPDGPQGMSQGQWEAWSKFKGMSEDDAKRQYVQRVQEIAGPAGEAATAITGIGQPATASQLEAGSRPASNPNEAGAPGTAKAPFENEGGVSAGGLRGDINDGAPYGGEDRLKTQQ
- a CDS encoding TonB-dependent receptor; its protein translation is MTNKFIHHLLAPTLVVVAAVPSWGQGATTSAMGGTITDKAGEGLPGATVIAVHTPTGTQYVAPTNSEGRYNIQNMRVGGPYTIRVTFVGYQEAVREGIFLTLGQTQRLDVNLSEQTQTLQGVEIAGRRDPVINAGRTGAATAVQREQLERLPTLNRNLQDFIRVSPQANGGGSSSIGGANNRYNNITIDGAVNNDVFGLSGSGTPGGNAGTQPISLDAVQELQIVVAPYDVTLGNFTGGGINAVTRSGTNDLSASIYGFARNQEIVGKSVTEPRTKAAEFYNYQTGARVGGAIVKNKVFFFLNGEISRRKEPLGFVPGNSDSRLDLGVINQIAERAASRYGYNVGEFRNIDRRTENNRIFGRLDFNLSENHQLTVRHNYVEAFDDNISRGSTTLRFGNNVFQNNNTTNSSVAELNSRLGGFSNKLLVSYTRIRDNRTTPERLFPTFEINQGGNRYTFGTERSSGFNELDQDIFEFTDNVTRAVGKHTFTLGTHNEFFKFRNLFINNGVGFYQFNTLEDFLNERPNRLQAAYPTANNGEATFSAMQAGVYAQDEYSPIENLRLTLGVRLDVPFFFDKPGFNAPVTERFGSNINTQNTPNGQLLWAPRLGFNWDVNNDAKVQVRGGTGVFTGRVPFVWISNGFTNSGLIQGAIDVRPTGTGANTQYPAIVTDPALFPTTFRSTGTSEINVIDKNFKLPQVWRTNLAVDFRLPGDIVATVEGIYSKTLNDIYYKNINLVEPIGRLAGPDNRPVYPSARQRFSNYTNVLQLDNTNKGYRYNATAQLQKSFTNGLNTSVAYTYGMSKEVNSGASSTALSNWQFNQVQSNPNNPELGFSANDRRHRVLATGGYTLRYAGDKLATNFSVIYEGLSGSPIAYVYGQGGRDLNNDGAFSNDLIYIPRDARDANEIDIVKSGTTDTRSIDEIRNQLETFIQKDPYLRSRRGQYAERFAGRTPWSHQVDIRVAQDFNFMAGGKRNTLQVTFDIQNVGNLINNEWGRQYFVANNAVELLRAETTGAPNVRPQFSFPATFANNGYRPYDFSAFASRWQGQLGVRYTFN